The genomic stretch AGATGTAGACGGCGCGGCAGGGCTGCGACAGCAGGTCCAGGTAGAGCTCCAGGCCCATGGCGGGGCGGCCAGGCGCGGAGTGCGGGCAGATCTGCGGGGCGGGCGCGGTGGACAAGCCCAGGGGACAGCCCCGAGAAAGAGCCGCGGCAGGAACAGCGAGGCGCAGACCCCCGGCTCACGGCCCGGGACGCCCGGGGCCGGCCACGCCCCCCCCGCCCATTGGTTGGCTCCGGAGAACTTTGGGCCAATCAGAGGCTCCCCTGCTCTGTCGCCTCCCCTCTCCCGGACCCAGTCCAGGCTGAGGGTCTCTTCCCTTGCCGGGACCGCACAGGCGAACCTCAACTCCGACCCGGGCGTTGCTGACGGGTCACACCCCTTCCCTTGACCTCAGTGTCCACCCTCCCTTGGGGCAGGGAGAATGGCAACGAGAAGCGGGACACCAAGGGCGCTTCCAGCACAGACCCTCAGTGAATTTAGGGGCGGAAGGCCTGGGCTCCTCGTGGTCGACCCAAGCCCCCTGGCTTCGGAGTCTCCCTGAAACACAAGGGGCGGAGGGGAAGGGAGGTGCCGCCGCCTCCTCACCCCCTGCCTGGGCTCAGCTCCCAGAAGggaagctggggagggagagtACCGGGCCCTGCGCTCGCTGTGGAGGCCAGACCCACACCCTGGGAAAGAATGAGCTGTCCCTCCCCAGTCCCCCGGTAGGGTCGAATTCATTACAATGCAGCTAATCCCTCTCTCCCAAGGCTGAGGCCCTGTGAGGCCTATTCAGAAGTTTCCTGGGGTGCCCGGGATTACACATAACTTCTCCACCCACTTTGCTGAGCCAAATCCCTCCAACTGCAACGTGGGGGCTCCTGAGGACTGTGGCTAATGATACCCCCGTTTCCCAGGAGGCCTTCCTGAGGTGAGAAGACCCTGTCCCCAAATCCAAGATTCAGAGAAAGCTCCTTGGCAAGAGGATTGGTTACTGGAGAATAACCAATGCTTGAGAATAGCTTTGCCTCCCTGGTCCCCATGGTCCCATTTAAGGAAGACCTATCCCCCAAGGAGTGTGCCTTCCTGGCCTGGTGTTGCAGCCCTCTCCAGACTGAGAGTGGCCACATCCTCCACCCCGCTCGGTGGCCTGCCCTTTTCCACAAGTCATCTTTGGCCCAGATTACTGCAATATCCAATCTCCCCGCTTGCTCCCTGGCTGCCTTCCAGTCCTACCCCCACCAGCAGGCCACACTGTTATCAGCTATCAGAGCGCTCCGTTCCTGTTTATGGTTACGGCCAAGCACCTAGGCACAGCATTTAAGCCCCTGCAGGACTGGGTCCCCAGCAGGAGAACTGCTGTCTAGATCTTCTCCTGACCAATTCCTCAGGAGAGATGCAGGATTTGGGATTAACAGTAAAGACCATGTCCTGGGAGGCTAACTCTGCCAATTTATGGGTTAACCAGGCCCATAGCCCACATGTGTGAGATGCCTGCTGCCCCCTGTGCTGGCACTTTCTTCAAGAATTAGAAGGCTATAGGGCATTTGTTAATCCCACTCTTGGCAACCATTGGGGGAAGCTGGCAAAGGCCTGAGAAGGGGCTTGTCTTTTGGACAGAGATGAAAACCAGGGCCAGGACAGAGAAAGGTCAAATAAATCGTACATCAGAGTTAGAAGCAGAGGCTCAGGCTGAGCCCAGGTTTATTATCCaaacttaaaatgaaattcaGTAATTAAAGGAGATAAGGTCTGGGCGTGCATCATTACTGTGGCTGTCAGGCAGCTGTAGAAGAGGGTGGGGGGGACCCCCGGCCTGGGGAGCCCCGTGGGACTCAGGCAAGTCTCAGATAAGCCACTCCTGCTCGCGGAGCCTGCCTCCCATGGGGCATTGGAAATGAAGGTGCTTTGTGAACTGCCACGGGCAGTGCAAGGTGAGGCTTCCCAGATCACCGGATCATGGCCAGCACCCCAGGCATCAGCTTCTGCTTGATAATGGGGTCTGCAGGGGGAGAGTCTCTGGCCTTCAGAATGACCTCGTGGGCCTCCCGGAAGAGCTCCTCCCCCACCGCTGCCACCACGCGCTGCTGCCATGCAGCCAGCTTGGGTCGGCCTTCGAAGATTTGACAGCCAGCGCCCACCGGCTGTAGGGCAAAGGGCAGAATGGGGATGAATGGGTAAGGCCAAGGACGGGCAGCACAGGCCCAGTTTGCGGAGCACAGAGCTCCAGAAGGGGTTTCCACACGTAAGCACAGGCCCAccgctggggagagagggggcaCCGCATAAGCAGCACTTCAGCAACTAGCCAGGGCCCCTGCCTGGTGGCCCCCGTGCCCGCAGTACTCACATGCATCAGCTCCGTGACGGCCACCAGGTCTGCCAGGGAGATGTGGGGCCCGGCGAGGAAGGCCTTGTTCTGGAGGAACTGGTCCTCGAGCAACTGCAGGGTCTCATCCAACTCTGCCAGAGTGGCTGCCAGCATCTGGGGAGATACCGGCTCACCCAGAAAAACAGGGAGCATCACCTGGGGTTGGGTAGGAAAAGAGGAGGTTCGGGGCCTGCCTAGCCTTGCAAGCAggaaaacaaccccccccccaaaaaaacaccCCACAAAACTTGGATTTGACTCCTGGTCCCATGCACCTTTCCTCCCCAGCCTGGTTAGGGACTCCTTTCCccagaaatatttctatttctatgattTCTTACTGGCTGAGCCTAAGGGGCATCAGAAAGAATGATTCAAACTGAACAACCGGTTTAATACTTTTGAGGGGAGGGAGCTAGCTTAGGAACTATCTATTTTACAGCCCCTTTCCCCTCTGAATATAAAACCAGTACCTCTTACAGTATAAGTAATCAGGAGGCTGGGCTTTTAAGATCTCTGCTCTGTCACTTGCAAACTGTGTGATCCTGAGCAAGATGCTCAAACCCTCTGAGCCTCAATCTCCTCATCCATAATGTAGGAACAACAGAGTGTATGGCTCATTTCGTAAATGGctagtgaggcccagagaggggcagtcaGTTGCCCAAGATGGCACAGCCAAGAAAAGACTAAGTCAAGCACAGAACCGATGTCTTCTAACCCAGTGATCTTCCAGACTAAGGAGGAGAGTTAGGAGAGAGTGGGTGGTGTCCAGGATTTGCGGAGGAGGGCGTTGGAAGGGGAAGCCCTCAGCAACTCTCTCAGGCCAGGCAGAGCCATCAGGGACACACGGTGCATGCTGAATGAGGGAGGGGCTATTTCTTAGCCAGGTGTTTCATTTGGTCAAACTGCTCTGGGGAGCTTGGGGTTCAGGAAACAGTTAACAAGGCTAGGATTGTACACAAGCCCTGGCTTTGGGCATCAGCTTCCTCCCCATGCAAGGTAGATCAGAGATAGCCCACTGGTGGCCTGGAAGCCAATGCACATTTCTTTGGctgcagagttttaaaaaaatatgcatcagttgttgatatttaaaaattgagacatTTCATAGAAAAGTTTAGACTTCCAGcttctttttaacttaaaaattcctACCTGGTATCCCTGCTCAGCCTCTAAGGCTGCCACTCGGGAGAAGCTTCTCCTTCGGGAGGGTTGCAGTGGGCTCTTAGTCCACAGACCCCCACCCTGCTGACCTCCCTCACTTACTAACCTGCCTCTCCCCTGCAAGCCTGCATTTCCCCTTCGCTCTGATTCAGTGGTTCCAAAGttcttatggttttaaaaaatgtctttgttcctctttacatttcaaatgcaataataataaaaaaaatctgatttattcatataatgaaatactatagagcagttaaaaatgagaaatttacccAGATCTAACCATAGCACTACGAAAAAGAACCTAAGACAcataatgctgagtgaaaaacACAAGTTGCAAAATGGTGTGAGAGCAttgatataaaatgttaaacactCAAAGCAAAACTTCATTTTGCTGATGGCTGGCTACACATCAATGTGATAATGTATTAAATTGTGAAGAGAAAGGATGGTCTCTCAGGAAGGACTGAGGACAGTTCACtagtgtttccttttttatataaaaaatgatatgagacagaaaaaaaacccCTGTGACACAGAATTAGCCATacgttttaaaaaatgagttccACTTCTGATCAGGACATCgacagtcacaaaaggccatTGCACACGCCGTAACAATGACACTGGAAAGAAagccatcttatttttttctaaagccaTCAAAGGGttatggaacttttaaaaaaggaaaagaaaagagaaaagaaaaaaaaagcataaaccTCTGCTGTTCAATatggcagccaccagccacaaGGAACTACTGAGCTCTCGAAATGTGCTGGGATtacctctgggaggccgaggtgggaggatcatttgagctaaggagttcgagaccagcctgagcaagagcgagaccccatctctactaaaaatagaaaacttagctgggcatggtggtgcatgcctgtagtctcagctacttgggaggctgaggcaggaggatcacctgagtccaggagtttgaggttgctgtgagctaggctgacactagtgtaccccagcctgggagacagagtgagactctgtctcaaaaaaaaaaaaaaaaaaaaaaaaaatgtagctgaTCCTAGCTGGGATGTGCTGTACACATAAAATACATACCAGATTTTGAGGACTTAGtacaaaaaagaatgtaaaatggctcATTAATGATGTTTCTACTGATTAcaagtcaaaatatttttgaaaatttttagctGTAAAAgccacataacaaaatttaccattctGTTTTACGGGTACAGTTCAGAAGTgtatattgtatacttaaaagtACAGTTTAATATACATAGtttcagtatattcacattgttgtgcaatcatcactaccatccatctctagaacacTTTTCATcgtgtaaaactgaaactctgtacccattaaactgTAACCCCACAttgccccctcctcccagcccctagcaatcaccattctactttctgtctctatgaatttgactactctaggtactttGAATAAGTGGAACCATACAGCATTTGGCCTTTttgtgtgactggcttatttcacttaagcaTAATATCTTcagggttcatctatgttgtagcatgtgtcagaattttctttccttttcaaggctcaataatattcccttgtatgtaTACCCCACACTTTGTTCAtccgttcatctgttgatggacacttggttaTCATGAATAATAacgctatgaacatgggtatacacaTATCTCTTTAGGACCTCACCTTCAATtattttaggtatatacccagaagtggaattgctggatcacttagtaattctatttttaatttttttttgaggatcTGCCATACTGTTTACCATAGGAGCAGCATCATTTTACATTGGTACCAACagtgcatgagggttccaatttctccacagtCTTACCCAtacttgttatttgttttttttgttttttttttttttttttgagacagagtctcactctgttgcctgggctagagtgccatggcatcagc from Lemur catta isolate mLemCat1 chromosome 21, mLemCat1.pri, whole genome shotgun sequence encodes the following:
- the LOC123625716 gene encoding glutathione S-transferase theta-1 → MGLELYLDLLSQPCRAVYIFAKKNGIPFELRAVELLKGQHLSDAFAQVNPLKKVPALKDGDFTLTESVAILLYLTRKYEVPDHWYPQDLQARARVDEYLAWQHTTLRRNCLRALWHKVMLPVFLGEPVSPQMLAATLAELDETLQLLEDQFLQNKAFLAGPHISLADLVAVTELMHPVGAGCQIFEGRPKLAAWQQRVVAAVGEELFREAHEVILKARDSPPADPIIKQKLMPGVLAMIR